From one Triticum aestivum cultivar Chinese Spring chromosome 4B, IWGSC CS RefSeq v2.1, whole genome shotgun sequence genomic stretch:
- the LOC123091413 gene encoding protein SHORTAGE IN CHIASMATA 1 homolog, producing MRTRFLAADYFSPPSAASCSDQALTLASLRFPPLPVPSLPPDPHFPFPLPFPAAADLPAVSIPGDDLDSLPISSALSEFLAAVIPQALPAPAIPAADEGLDDFLYDRGGYRKGFSLRESVAFKIPDGLDEISREKDGKGDGSRSDRLGTSTDTKRWELLKEHIFEVVEVDLPQILEGHVASFGGDESGDGVILLFGVPDAKIHLEFIDIDTEMTLSYPTELADSIYQVEKIPVKHNDEEHLSARNINLLEIAALDCGVTIPLLEVHRHSWELNGCPTKAEMSNIFHNLVEHLGEAQVQHPALNSTEFSRSTDMDMLAFVSKDVPCADYQADKPITVRAAVEMDLVRINDNLLLERNSALYPLKPDGTFSDLPCSVLLEEAQIIDFPSEDLFKMLVQSDAAELNTSDEIFKDDFNPARRFYESVVSSELVLVDDTFRSLPTPILSDDDMTLRSMVPSMGEVLCSLKTHSLSAADRIYLDWHLLLEVPCNREISSTYASMVEEVKSCQLNSEMQVNCQQTSALGFDFLEYFWTSAKHQDEDKQNNIYVPTPLPHDPPPVVETAQKYRQESDTGGHGHMEKPSSGKAASLFESMSQSSDINFYLNVRSGTKRGTNDENISTLDIPTLNEQATSFPSRPKVDKLIEIHPVSLSDSIRALIKHIHRSYTTALQESAYLRHTFSDGHLSISKQKLLGLITGDGSNGFDNHCKHEDKMELIVLYGLKQAAYYLCFFGLHAGHLYISNLIGSFENIPERLRNIHSFIGEALSKAEKHQIDSHPSLHDIEMILRSNTHTSQQILIVADTAFWLPLGQKLTSIKMTFVELGKDPAAAYLDPVDKPNPTTWVLRGLPKSDCILLDNKNIPASFPFSEFGIVLEYGGPDKLSTLLSLAPNLDSFPQLHFLYVKVDVEDPSVAVVEDNPTDQELRATLDTVLHALQKDLQEKMNKMRIVDSLNFIPATNQLQVRQENLCKYSTADSTKKLPADDQLLKQENLEKEFVDAHNFVPTAEQRHREEMLSKRTILHSQHFVPAVEKSSSTSSVSANVIKAPQDNLSGTDLPSGVKVGRLTPGRLSTPAIVVNTGSHGKNMLFSRRSSYQQILSLEKGGMQVVERDVDLPVDLILSTAACLVWFETKIFGSNELTASAETSSITNFVEIIATNILMSISFCFCGCIMVFEGEPHSLSAVMESSDSLYAAAASLMMNVQIFFSCTPKLTDEIVLSCIRNVNMLNKAPSPDIPESESLAESFLTKFPSINPLSAYSMLSCGSSLVEFLSWSHERRIQAVEKYLLSPQSISLFNALCKFGELGESRSVMTEGSSVDSDICSALLQSPSKRKRCASQVFAVPTSDPLHPDPLNQLPGDYVEHNNVFPQPKLRRFSDAEDATPQLPEVFMFDQSLSRGGEGVSCLPRKHDIEAIIGNQIMGDHISNGFTADTREYNRRRVNNMVDTYDFSWQPESGGKEPMESSFPASGPSFSKAYSHPVFPSALEINDDTGYWDISGGAHDTWKGHVHGGIASTSCRNDVGSRYHEPTEEIMQKGHVHGDIASTSCRNDVGSRYHEPREEIMHDPGSSLAFLKQHSGFHATPHGSSWEIDYLRQMNEKRRAREERSRCNTSAMMSNSRMRDGAAKIINPPLIGSFRYRGDGDAPLRNRSPPVGTRHYEKAREGTKAHTHRARKDFKMQPSVSHENRIEPSIYPSWTPIDKRARQKLSFATYGKEKQSKLVWRDPNSSGAECGFRKRYREEGT from the exons ATGCGGACTCGCTTCCTCGCTGCCGACTACTTCTCCCCGCCGTCGGCGGCCTCCTGTTCGGATCAAGCCCTAACCCTAGCGTCCTTGCGCTTCCCTCCTCTCCCCGTCCCCTCGCTTCCGCCCGATCCGCATTTCCCGTTCCCCCTCCCTTTCCCCGCCGCGGCCGACCTCCCCGCAGTCAGCATCCCGGGCGACGATCTCGACTCTCTCCCCATATCCTCCGCGCTATCTGAGTTCCTCGCGGCCGTTATTCCGCAGGCCCTTCCCGCACCGGCTATCCCCGCCGCCGACGAG GGATTGGATGATTTCCTCTACGACAGGGGCGGGTATCGCAAGGGTTTTAGCTTGAGGGAGTCTGTTGCATTCAAAATCCCTGAT GGATTGGACGAGATTAGCCGCGAGAAGGATGGGAAGGGAGACGGATCCAGGTCAGATAGATTGGGGACCTCCACTGACACGAAG AGATGGGAACTGCTGAAGGAGCACATATTTGAGGTTGTAGAGGTCGATCTCCCTCAG ATTTTGGAAGGACACGTTGCATCCTTTGGTGGTGACGAGTCTGGTGATGGTGTCATCTTATTGTTTGGTGTTCCAGATGCGAAAATCCACTTG GAGTTCATTGATATTGACACTGAGATGACATTAAGCTATCCAACCGAACTTGCGGATTCAATTTATCAAGTAGAGAAAATCCCTGTGAAGCATAATGATGAGGAACATTTGTCTGCAAGGAATATTAACCTTTTAGAGATTGCAGCATTAGATTGTGGTGTAACAATACCACTACTGGAGGTTCATAGGCATTCTTGGGAGCTTAATGGGTGTCCCACTAAGGCAGAGATGTCTAATATTTTTCATAACCTTGTTGAACATTTGGGTGAAGCACAAGTTCAGCATCCAGCGTTGAACTCAACTGAGTTCTCAAGATCAACTGATATGGACATGTTGGCCTTTGTTTCCAAAGATGTCCCATGTGCAGACTATCAAGCAGATAAACCAATAACGGTTAGGGCTGCAGTAGAAATGGATCTTGTGAGGATCAATGATAATCTTCTACTTGAGAGAAACTCAGCATTATACCCTCTCAAGCCTGATGGCACCTTTTCAGATTTGCCTTGCTCAGTTCTTTTAGAAGAAGCACAGATCATTGATTTCCCTTCAGAGGATCTCTTCAAAATGCTTGTTCAGTCAGATGCAGCTGAGCTGAATACATCTGATGAAATATTCAAAGACGACTTCAATCCAGCAAGGCGTTTCTATGAATCAGTAGTTAGCTCTGAGTTGGTGCTGGTTGATGATACATTCAGATCACTACCTACACCTATTTTATCTGATGATGATATGACACTGAGGTCTATGGTCCCCTCCATGGGAGAAGTACTTTGCTCCCTGAAAACTCATTCACTCTCTGCAGCCGACAGAATTTATTTGGACTGGCATCTTTTATTGGAAGTTCCATGCAACCGGGAGATATCCTCTACCTATGCAAGCATGGTTGAGGAGGTAAAAAGTTGCCAGTTAAATTCTGAGATGCAAGTCAATTGTCAGCAGACATCGGCACTTGGTTTTGATTTTCTTGAGTATTTTTGGACAAGTGCAAAACACCAAGATGAGGACAAACAGAACAATATTTATGTGCCTACCCCTCTACCTCATGATCCACCTCCTGTAGTGGAAACAGCTCAAAAATACAGACAAGAAAGTGATACTGGAGGCCACGGCCACATGGAAAAGCCAAGTTCAGGAAAGGCAGCTTCCTTATTCGAGTCAATGTCACAATCCAGTGACATAAATTTCTACTTGAATGTCAGAAGCGGCACCAAGAGAGGAACTAATGATGAAAATATTTCTACTTTAGATATCCCTACTTTAAATGAACAAGCAACTTCTTTTCCAAGCAGGCCTAAAGTTGAcaagctcatagaaattcatcctGTCAGCCTCTCAGATTCTATCCGAGCCCTTATCAAACACATCCATAGAAGCTATACAACTGCTTTGCAAGAAAGTGCATATTTGAGGCATACTTTCTCGGATGGGCATTTAAGCATTTCGAAGCAGAAGCTTCTTGGACTGATAACTGGAGATGGTTCAAATGGCTTTGATAATCACTGTAAACATGAAGATAAGATGGAACTCATTGTACTCTATGGATTAAAACAGGCTGCATATTATCTATGTTTCTTTGGTTTGCATGCTGGCCATCTGTACATAAGCAACCTGATTGGAAGCTTTGAAAATATTCCTGAGAGGTTAAGAAATATTCATAGTTTCATTGGTGAAGCACTGTCGAAAGCTGAGAAGCATCAGATTGACTCTCACCCATCATTGCATGACATTGAAATGATCCTGAGATCTAATACACACACCAGCCAACAGATCCTTATAGTTGCTGATACAGCTTTCTGGCTGCCATTGGGTCAAAAATTAACTTCGATTAAGATGACATTTGTTGAGCTAGGAAAAGACCCTGCTGCAGCTTATTTAGATCCGGTGGACAAGCCAAACCCTACAACTTGGGTGCTCAGAGGATTGCCGAAATCAGACTGCATTCTGCTAGATAATAA GAACATTCCAGCTTCATTCCCTTTCAGTGAGTTTGGCATCGTACTGGAATACGGAGGTCCAGATAAATTATCTACCTTGTTGTCTCTGGCTCCTAATTTAGATAGTTTTCCACAACTGCATTTCCTCTATGTCAAAGTGGATGTTGAAGATCCTTCGGTTGCAGTTGTTGAGGACAACCCTACTGACCAGGAGTTGAGAGCCACACTG GATACGGTTTTGCATGCACTTCAGAAAGATCTGCAAGAGAAGATGAACAAGATGCGTATTGTTGATTCATTGAACTTTATACCAGCAACTAATCAGTTGCAAGTACGGCAGGAAAATCTGTGCAAATATAGCACTGCTGATTCAACAAAAAAATTGCCTGCAGATGATCAACTGCTCAAACAAGAAAATTTGGAGAAAGAGTTTGTCGATGCTCATAATTTTGTTCCTACAGCTGAACAGCGGCACAGAGAGGAAATGTTGAGCAAAAGAACTATCCTCCATTCACAACATTTTGTGCCTGCAGTTGAGAAGAGCAGCTCTACCTCTTCTGTATCTGCAAATGTGATAAAGGCCCCACAAGACAATCTATCTGGTACTGACTTGCCTTCCGGTGTAAAAGTTGGCCGCCTCACTCCAGGAAGATTATCCACCCCGGCGATTGTTGTAAATACTGGAAGTCATGGAAAGAATATGCTTTTCTCTCGGAGATCATCTTATCAGCAGATCCTATCTTTGGAGAAAGGAGGAATGCAGGTTGTGGAACGAGACGTTGATCTTCCTGTGGACCTAATACTCAGTACTGCAGCTTGCCTAGTATGGTTTGAGACAAAAATCTTTGGGAGCAATGAATTAACAGCATCGGCAGAGACATCTAGTATAACAAATTTTGTGGAGATCATTGCGACCAACATTCTGATGTCAATTAGCTTCTGTTTCTGTGGTTGTATAATG GTCTTTGAAGGTGAACCTCACTCTCTTTCTGCTGTAATGGAGTCATCTGATTCTCTATATGCTGCAGCTGCTAGTCTGATGATGAACGTGCAGATATTCTTCTCATGCACACCCAAGTTAACAGATGAGATAGTTCTCAGTTGCATTAGGAATGTGAACATGTTGAATAAAGCTCCTTCTCCAGATATACCTGAATCAGAAAGCTTGGCTGAATCATTTCTCACAAAATTCCCTTCAATCAATCCCTTGTCTGCATACAGTATGCTTTCTTGTGGAAGCAGCCTTGTGGAGTTCCTCAGTTGGTCACATGAGCGTCGTATACAGGCTGTTGAGAAGTATCTGTTGTCCCCGCAGAGCATTTCTCTGTTCAATGCTTTGTGCAAATTCGGTGAGCTAGGTGAATCTAGGTCTGTGATGACTGAAGGCTCTTCTGTAGATTCAGACATCTGTAGTGCATTGTTGCAGTCTCCAAGTAAAAGGAAAAGGTGCGCCTCTCAAGTTTTTGCAGTACCAACTAGTGATCCCCTCCATCCGGATCCTCTAAACCAATTGCCTGGTGATTATGTAGAACATAACAATGTATTCCCACAGCCTAAGTTGAGGAGGTTCTCCGACGCGGAGGATGCAACGCCTCAGCTCCCAGAGGTCTTTATGTTCGATCAAAGTTTGAGTAGGGGAGGTGAAGGGGTCTCTTGTCTGCCAAGAAAGCACGATATTGAGGCAATAATTGGCAATCAGATCATGGGTGATCACATCAGCAATGGATTTACTGCAGATACGAGGGAATATAACCGAAGAAGGGTTAACAATATGGTGGACACATACGACTTCTCTTGGCAACCGGAATCAGGGGGTAAAGAACCTATGGAAAGCTCTTTTCCCGCAAGCGGACCATCATTCAGCAAAGCTTACAGTCATCCAGTATTTCCATCTGCATTAGAGATCAACGATGATACTGGTTACTGGGACATTTCAGGAGGTGCACATGACACTTGGAAGGGTCATGTACATGGGGGTATTGCCTCAACCTCTTGCAGAAATGATGTGGGCAGCAGATATCATGAGCCAACAGAGGAAATAATGCAGAAGGGTCATGTACATGGGGATATTGCCTCAACCTCTTGCAGAAATGATGTGGGCAGCAGATATCATGAGCCAAGAGAGGAAATAATGCATGATCCAGGAAGTTCACTTGCTTTTCTGAAACAGCATTCCGGCTTTCATGCAACTCCACATGGCTCAAGCTGGGAAATTGATTATCTCAGGCAAATGAACGAAAAAAGAAGAGCACGTGAGGAGAGATCAAGATGTAATACATCAGCAATGATGTCAAACTCAAGGATGAGGGATGGGGCCGCTAAGATCATAAATCCTCCACTTATTGGATCCTTCAGATACCGAGGAGATGGAGACGCTCCTTTGAGGAACCGGAGCCCACCTGTTGGGACTCGGCATTATGAGAAAGCCAGAGAAGGAACTAAAGCACATACCCATAGAGCAAGAAAAGATTTCAAGATGCAACCAAGTGTAAGTCACGAAAACAGGATAGAGCCGTCCATATATCCATCGTGGACTCCCATTGACAAGAGAGCCAGACAG AAACTTTCATTTGCAACATACGGGAAGGAGAAGCAAAGCAAGTTGGTCTGGAGAGACCCAAATAGCTCTGGTGCTGAGTGTGGCTTCCGGAAAAGATACCGGGAAGAAGGTACGTAG